One segment of Sulfobacillus thermosulfidooxidans DSM 9293 DNA contains the following:
- a CDS encoding DUF4097 family beta strand repeat-containing protein has translation MIERLEVSIKRGHIKIRTDPTLQEPLIQSSVPLTQTQHDATLRLESTFRQSLDLEIALPPNVQDVAVNCGLGNTELQDLIIQNGEINVGNGNFHADHIEGHWDINLGHGDLTLGHGRGYFDLNAGLGAIRLHQLAQVTADVNAGLGPVLMEDCQGTFDINAGKGDVNIEALQGQVEVNAGLGKIVLMASRDVECECHAGLGSITLKDGTYRRADLVTGIGKIDVHAKTASLTAKVESRGDINVEIPTDLTCRIEASTDQGRIISHLDLVEVNNPGPARGHRLVGRIGTGSGGVINLHTRKGDISLSQYPAPVETTAEPANSGSDHIDPRAVILEKLQQGVITVEEAAILLDRLEGDQNQAT, from the coding sequence ATGATAGAGCGTCTTGAGGTGTCCATAAAACGAGGGCACATTAAAATTCGTACTGATCCCACGCTTCAAGAACCGCTTATACAAAGCAGTGTCCCTCTCACGCAAACTCAACATGATGCGACTCTACGGCTAGAATCGACATTTCGACAATCCTTGGATTTAGAGATTGCCTTACCCCCGAATGTGCAAGATGTCGCGGTCAACTGTGGACTAGGCAATACGGAACTTCAAGACTTAATCATTCAAAACGGCGAAATTAATGTGGGCAACGGCAACTTTCACGCTGATCACATTGAAGGCCACTGGGATATTAACCTAGGCCATGGAGACCTCACATTAGGCCATGGTCGGGGGTATTTTGATCTGAATGCGGGCTTGGGCGCCATTCGCCTCCATCAATTGGCCCAGGTTACCGCGGATGTGAATGCCGGTTTAGGCCCCGTACTGATGGAAGATTGCCAGGGCACGTTTGACATCAATGCCGGCAAAGGAGATGTCAATATCGAAGCATTGCAAGGCCAAGTCGAAGTCAATGCCGGATTAGGAAAGATTGTCCTCATGGCGAGTCGTGACGTGGAATGTGAGTGCCATGCCGGTCTTGGATCCATTACGCTTAAAGACGGTACATACCGGCGGGCAGATCTTGTGACGGGCATTGGCAAGATCGATGTCCATGCCAAGACCGCGTCCTTAACTGCCAAAGTGGAAAGCCGTGGCGATATCAATGTCGAAATTCCTACGGATTTAACCTGCCGCATCGAAGCCAGCACGGACCAGGGCCGCATCATTTCTCATCTCGACTTGGTTGAAGTCAATAATCCGGGTCCTGCCCGGGGACATCGTCTAGTGGGACGCATTGGTACCGGCAGTGGTGGCGTGATTAATCTTCACACGCGCAAAGGCGACATAAGCCTCTCTCAATATCCTGCGCCGGTTGAGACGACCGCAGAACCAGCAAATTCCGGGTCTGACCATATTGACCCCCGCGCCGTCATATTAGAAAAGTTGCAACAGGGCGTTATTACGGTCGAAGAAGCGGCTATCCTCCTCGATAGATTAGAAGGCGATCAGAATCAGGCCACCTAA
- a CDS encoding DUF2089 domain-containing protein: MPNVLTTCPSCRHPLEITALHCPHCDIVIQGRFHNSPALSLSEDQLAFLKVFVLSRGNLKEIERILGISYPTVRNKLDQLVEAFQGRHGEETSSPPKVSRNEILQRIAQKELSVQDGLKLLDDLARNAVTEPSFGSLDTEMEDEP, encoded by the coding sequence ATGCCTAATGTACTAACGACCTGTCCCAGTTGTCGCCATCCTTTAGAGATTACGGCCTTACACTGTCCACATTGCGATATTGTCATACAAGGACGATTTCACAATTCTCCCGCGTTATCCTTATCGGAGGATCAACTCGCCTTTTTGAAGGTTTTTGTATTAAGCCGCGGCAACTTGAAGGAAATTGAACGCATTCTTGGCATTTCATATCCCACGGTCCGTAACAAGCTTGACCAGTTGGTCGAAGCTTTTCAAGGGCGCCATGGGGAAGAGACCTCCTCCCCCCCAAAAGTCTCCCGCAACGAGATTTTGCAGCGTATTGCTCAAAAGGAACTATCCGTGCAAGATGGCCTGAAATTGCTTGATGACCTGGCACGAAACGCCGTCACCGAGCCCTCTTTCGGTTCTTTAGACACAGAAATGGAGGATGAACCATGA
- a CDS encoding MDR family MFS transporter, with protein sequence MLRATSWGPDPEIPRVYYILLIGRFFNLVGNSLVFPFMTIYLASRLHASLSVVGVVMAFYGASQVISVLVGGVWSDRFGRRLVMLGSLLLGALVTFGIGLVHNSWLLITLLTLMGFFMPLFQPASMAMVGDIISRDRLNYAYSLMRMASNAGIIIGPMLGGLLADHSFFWIFALDALSMLLFSLVIFFAVPESRPVKHSPSRQQGHMKDVLRDQAFVHFAGLWALTGLVYSQLFMVVPAYLHINLGYPPSVFGYLAAENAIFVVLLQIPITRLTRRMSHLTLMAVGVFFYALGFWLMLSGRSFAVFALAVFVITLGENFINPAASAWVAERAPEIVRGRYMGFFSVANRVGAALGPLFGGILLSQGPQWWLITTGILALLAAQGYWRFRHHSYSSCHNPHFINQ encoded by the coding sequence ATGCTTCGGGCAACAAGTTGGGGACCAGATCCCGAGATACCTCGCGTGTATTATATTTTGCTTATCGGCCGGTTTTTCAATTTGGTGGGCAACTCATTAGTTTTTCCCTTTATGACGATCTACTTGGCCTCCCGCCTTCATGCCTCATTAAGCGTGGTTGGTGTCGTAATGGCATTTTATGGGGCTTCACAGGTCATATCGGTGTTGGTCGGTGGTGTATGGAGCGACCGGTTTGGACGACGCCTGGTCATGCTGGGCTCATTGCTTTTAGGTGCCCTCGTGACCTTTGGTATTGGCCTCGTCCATAACTCCTGGCTGTTAATCACGCTATTGACCCTGATGGGCTTTTTCATGCCTCTCTTTCAACCCGCATCGATGGCCATGGTCGGCGATATCATTTCCCGTGACCGTCTGAATTATGCCTATAGCCTAATGCGGATGGCTAGTAATGCTGGCATCATAATTGGCCCCATGCTTGGCGGTCTTCTAGCCGACCATTCCTTCTTTTGGATTTTTGCACTGGATGCGTTATCCATGCTCTTGTTCTCCTTGGTCATCTTTTTTGCCGTTCCTGAATCCCGCCCGGTTAAGCATAGCCCTTCACGACAACAAGGCCATATGAAAGACGTGTTGCGTGATCAAGCCTTTGTCCACTTTGCCGGCCTGTGGGCATTGACCGGTTTGGTCTACTCCCAACTGTTCATGGTCGTCCCAGCCTACTTGCACATCAACTTGGGATATCCTCCCAGTGTCTTTGGATATTTGGCAGCGGAAAATGCTATTTTTGTTGTCCTTCTGCAAATTCCCATAACCCGACTAACCCGCCGCATGTCCCATTTAACTTTAATGGCGGTGGGGGTCTTCTTTTATGCGTTGGGATTTTGGCTGATGCTTTCTGGCCGATCTTTCGCGGTTTTCGCCTTGGCCGTGTTTGTCATTACCTTAGGCGAGAACTTTATCAACCCGGCCGCTTCGGCTTGGGTCGCCGAACGCGCCCCAGAAATCGTGCGCGGCCGTTACATGGGCTTTTTCAGTGTGGCTAACCGGGTAGGTGCAGCCCTTGGCCCGCTGTTTGGCGGCATTCTTTTGAGTCAAGGTCCTCAGTGGTGGCTCATCACGACGGGGATCTTAGCCTTATTAGCCGCTCAAGGATATTGGCGTTTCCGTCATCATTCTTACTCTTCTTGTCACAACCCTCATTTTATTAATCAATAA
- a CDS encoding CBS domain-containing protein, with product MVAKELMTSHVIKIDANATIGQAVELLREHTISGLPVTDAQGRLIGVITGGDVLRAIQQKAQKIYHSLFGPTQVVIDENVWKEDSNRLLNLPVEKMMSRSPFTVQPQTPVGEIADLMIRQNIRRVFVLEHDKLVGIITRNDIVRWLVRHVG from the coding sequence GTGGTAGCCAAAGAATTGATGACCAGTCACGTGATTAAAATTGATGCCAACGCGACAATAGGGCAAGCGGTAGAACTTTTGCGAGAACATACGATCAGTGGTTTGCCGGTGACCGATGCCCAAGGACGACTTATTGGCGTGATTACCGGAGGGGATGTCCTCCGGGCCATCCAGCAAAAGGCCCAAAAAATCTATCATTCCCTATTTGGGCCCACCCAGGTCGTGATTGATGAAAATGTCTGGAAAGAAGATAGTAACCGGCTTCTCAATTTACCAGTAGAAAAAATGATGAGTCGTTCCCCTTTTACTGTACAACCCCAAACGCCCGTGGGAGAAATTGCGGATTTAATGATCCGGCAAAATATTCGCCGTGTTTTTGTTTTAGAGCATGATAAGTTAGTCGGGATTATCACCCGCAATGATATTGTCCGGTGGCTCGTGCGCCACGTCGGCTAG
- a CDS encoding serine hydrolase, with protein MELQNLIQTLPGRYAVFAKNLETQKTFAYHEHDIFPSASVIKVPILIELYRRVEEDHLSLDHLLLMRKEDQVGGSGVLKDLTPGTEYSLRDLATLMITVSDNTATNLLIDYLGVDWVNSTIRRLGTQNTELIRKLQRVPAEYDQINHTCAYDMALLMEKLARGTAISLAVSEQMVNLLTRCQGPVSIAKIPADSVFVGKKEVIIAHKTGSLSEASHDVGIVYSPHMNYVAAILSEGIPYRQLLANTQRIGSHLASVLR; from the coding sequence GTGGAACTTCAAAATTTGATCCAGACATTACCCGGTCGTTATGCAGTCTTTGCCAAAAACCTCGAGACCCAGAAAACATTTGCCTATCATGAGCACGACATTTTTCCCTCTGCCAGCGTCATTAAAGTCCCCATTTTAATTGAGCTGTACCGCCGGGTGGAAGAAGATCATTTGTCCCTCGATCATTTGCTTCTCATGAGAAAAGAAGACCAAGTCGGTGGCTCGGGTGTGCTCAAGGATTTAACCCCAGGCACGGAATATTCCCTCAGGGATCTAGCTACGCTGATGATTACCGTGTCGGACAATACCGCAACCAATTTACTCATCGACTATCTCGGGGTGGATTGGGTTAATTCCACAATCCGCCGTCTTGGCACACAAAATACCGAACTCATCCGGAAATTGCAGCGGGTACCTGCGGAGTATGATCAAATCAATCATACCTGTGCCTATGATATGGCGTTACTTATGGAAAAACTGGCTAGGGGCACAGCCATTTCTCTCGCGGTATCAGAACAAATGGTCAATTTGTTGACTCGATGTCAAGGACCCGTGAGTATCGCCAAGATTCCCGCCGATAGCGTTTTTGTGGGCAAAAAAGAGGTGATTATCGCACATAAGACGGGCTCATTATCTGAAGCCAGTCACGACGTCGGGATTGTATATTCTCCGCACATGAATTACGTTGCCGCCATTTTGTCCGAAGGCATTCCTTATCGCCAGTTACTCGCCAATACCCAGCGGATTGGCAGTCACCTCGCAAGCGTCTTACGCTAG
- the rbsK gene encoding ribokinase: MSVVVLGSINLDLIAQIDKIPVAGETRIAQGLLTSPGGKGANQALAARRMGAEVILVGMVGDDAFAMQALRILRQDGVDLSHIGVSRQHTTGLAFITVESGGQNAITVVPGANYELGSEALGQLERILTPQDLLVMQAEIPFEVIERALMIARRIGSQVLWDPAPASAQFPHSLFHVNVITPNQTEASLLLGTPVTDVRSAKAAARQLRTLGAEIAIVKLGAQGLVWATAHGVFYEPGIAVHAVDAVGAGDVFLGALAARLDAKDPWPQAIKIANHAAALSTTQRGAQPSFPWWKDVRQMIK; encoded by the coding sequence ATGAGTGTGGTGGTGTTAGGAAGTATCAATCTCGATCTGATTGCCCAAATTGATAAGATCCCAGTAGCTGGAGAAACGCGTATTGCACAAGGGTTGTTGACGTCACCCGGGGGCAAGGGAGCCAACCAAGCCCTGGCAGCGCGGCGAATGGGAGCCGAGGTGATATTGGTGGGCATGGTCGGGGATGATGCCTTTGCGATGCAGGCCCTTCGCATATTACGGCAGGACGGCGTGGATTTAAGTCATATTGGTGTGAGTCGCCAACACACCACCGGTCTTGCTTTCATTACCGTGGAATCCGGTGGACAAAACGCGATTACCGTCGTTCCTGGTGCTAACTATGAATTAGGATCGGAAGCCTTAGGTCAATTAGAACGAATCTTGACTCCCCAGGATTTGTTAGTCATGCAAGCCGAGATTCCTTTCGAAGTCATTGAACGGGCCTTAATGATCGCACGCCGTATAGGGAGTCAAGTGCTGTGGGATCCAGCGCCAGCATCCGCACAATTTCCGCACTCTCTCTTTCACGTAAATGTGATTACCCCCAATCAAACCGAGGCCTCATTATTGTTGGGTACGCCCGTGACTGATGTGCGCTCGGCGAAAGCGGCGGCGAGACAACTGCGCACATTGGGAGCCGAAATTGCCATTGTAAAATTGGGGGCACAAGGTTTAGTCTGGGCCACAGCCCATGGGGTCTTTTATGAACCGGGGATTGCTGTTCACGCCGTCGATGCGGTAGGAGCTGGAGACGTCTTTTTGGGCGCCTTGGCCGCACGTTTAGATGCAAAAGATCCATGGCCTCAAGCCATTAAAATTGCCAATCATGCCGCTGCCTTATCGACGACGCAACGAGGGGCGCAACCGTCTTTTCCCTGGTGGAAAGATGTTCGCCAGATGATAAAATAA
- the tnpA gene encoding IS200/IS605 family transposase, producing MMSASHAVYSLRLHIVFVTKYRRKTLTSELLAALREAFAEILNDWRCTLIEFGGEADHVHLLVGIHPALNLSTLINNLKSASARRMRNRFADHLAKFYWKPYFWHRAYYVGSAGEASLETVKRYVEAQGTQEKPRKAAKRPPPA from the coding sequence ATGATGTCTGCCTCACATGCAGTGTACTCTCTTCGGCTACATATCGTCTTCGTGACCAAATATCGAAGGAAGACATTAACGTCAGAACTCCTCGCGGCCTTGCGAGAGGCGTTCGCAGAAATCCTGAACGACTGGCGCTGTACCCTGATTGAGTTCGGGGGGGAAGCAGATCATGTCCATTTGCTGGTGGGTATCCATCCTGCGCTGAACCTGTCTACCTTGATTAACAATCTTAAGTCCGCCAGTGCGCGGCGGATGCGCAATCGATTTGCCGATCATTTAGCGAAATTCTATTGGAAGCCATACTTCTGGCATCGCGCATACTATGTCGGGAGCGCCGGTGAAGCCTCGCTGGAGACGGTGAAACGTTACGTCGAAGCCCAAGGGACGCAAGAAAAACCCCGCAAGGCGGCCAAGAGGCCGCCGCCCGCTTGA
- a CDS encoding RNA-guided endonuclease InsQ/TnpB family protein, with amino-acid sequence MLNGYKFRLYPSPEQEPILLQWIGCQRLIYNAKVQEDRYFRRFQRRMVGTVGEDIPVDQQYSRFITAKTAFLRQVPSPVLRNGAVRWRQAYQRFFQKLSGRPKMKRKSGRQSVWLTSELFEFRPIVDDTPGAVCGYHLHVGTDKFPVGIIPYVAHRPHAVPASIYLAIEGGQWWLSFAAEDLTVTIPGKEGDAATERIAEDLRHLSADQLAERTLGGDRGIAKPLMTSDGHVFDLLPVQQTRIQKARRQHRRWQRRAARRKKGSQNQKKAYRKVAHSPQYEKNVRHEYAHQTSHALVVHAAYDLYVFENLPIQQMTKRPKAKKDAQGHFLPNGRAAKAGLNRAILASAWGQVVMFTRYKARRRGKLVITVPPQHSSQECAECTFTAPDNRPSQAAFVCQRCGHRDNADHNAARVIKKRGIQKLLSGEPLTTSRKTTRIFRTLGPERSEVTPGETHIRRAPSKTDMHRSQNQELRGVIRETPTSTR; translated from the coding sequence ATGCTGAACGGGTATAAGTTTCGCCTGTATCCGAGTCCAGAGCAGGAGCCGATCTTGCTCCAGTGGATCGGGTGTCAACGCCTCATCTACAACGCCAAAGTGCAAGAAGATCGCTATTTTCGCCGATTTCAGCGGCGGATGGTCGGGACTGTGGGCGAAGACATTCCTGTCGACCAACAGTACAGCCGCTTCATTACGGCAAAGACCGCATTCCTCCGCCAAGTGCCCTCCCCAGTGTTGCGCAATGGCGCGGTGCGCTGGCGACAAGCCTATCAACGGTTTTTTCAGAAACTGAGTGGTCGCCCAAAGATGAAGCGGAAATCCGGGCGACAAAGTGTCTGGCTGACCTCGGAGTTGTTCGAATTTCGTCCGATAGTCGATGACACCCCCGGCGCGGTGTGCGGGTATCACCTGCATGTCGGTACCGACAAATTTCCCGTCGGGATCATCCCGTATGTGGCCCATCGGCCGCACGCTGTGCCGGCTTCGATATATCTTGCCATCGAAGGGGGGCAGTGGTGGCTCTCGTTTGCGGCGGAGGATCTGACCGTCACGATTCCCGGCAAGGAGGGAGACGCGGCAACCGAACGCATCGCCGAGGATTTACGGCACCTCTCTGCTGACCAACTCGCCGAGCGCACGCTCGGCGGAGATCGCGGGATTGCCAAGCCCCTCATGACCTCCGACGGTCACGTGTTTGATCTCCTACCGGTGCAGCAAACCCGAATCCAGAAAGCGCGGCGGCAGCACCGACGCTGGCAACGCCGGGCTGCCCGCAGAAAAAAAGGATCGCAAAATCAGAAGAAAGCCTACCGAAAAGTGGCTCACTCCCCCCAGTACGAAAAGAACGTCCGACACGAGTATGCGCATCAGACCAGTCACGCGCTTGTGGTCCACGCAGCCTACGACCTGTACGTCTTTGAGAATCTGCCTATCCAGCAGATGACCAAACGGCCCAAAGCAAAAAAAGACGCCCAAGGCCATTTTCTGCCCAACGGGCGGGCCGCGAAAGCGGGCCTGAACCGGGCTATTCTCGCCTCGGCATGGGGCCAGGTGGTCATGTTCACGCGCTATAAAGCACGGCGCCGAGGCAAACTCGTCATCACGGTTCCGCCCCAACACAGTTCGCAGGAATGTGCTGAGTGTACATTCACTGCCCCGGACAATCGGCCTTCCCAGGCTGCGTTTGTCTGTCAACGCTGCGGACACAGGGACAATGCGGACCACAATGCCGCCCGCGTGATCAAAAAACGCGGGATTCAGAAACTCCTGTCCGGAGAACCACTTACGACATCGCGTAAAACGACGCGGATTTTTCGGACACTAGGGCCGGAACGGTCCGAAGTCACGCCTGGGGAGACTCACATAAGACGTGCTCCGTCAAAGACGGACATGCACAGGTCGCAGAACCAGGAACTTCGCGGAGTGATCCGGGAAACCCCCACCTCAACCCGATAG
- a CDS encoding class II fumarate hydratase → MESYRVSHDSLGDVKVPQDAYWGPQTQRAIENFPISGLRLPRRFIRAQGIIKWAAAKANAEVGALPENIAQAIMKAADEVISGMWDQQFVVDVYQAGAGTSQNMNANEVIAHRAQQLLGGQIGDVHLVHPNDHVNMAQSTNDTIHVAIHIAGAEAIVHDLIPAISRAEETLRTKQHLWMNVVKSGRTHLQDAVPMRLGQEIGGYVGALSYWRNALQTGVEKLYVIGLGGNAVGTGINAHPEYKQRATQYVAEKTGLPFHQPENMFTFIQNLDAVLEVSGLVRGLATAVGKIANDLRLLSSGPRTGLAELKLPAVQPGSSIMPGKVNPVMAEMMNMICYQVIGNDTTVQQAVAGAQLELNVMMPVIAYNFLHAIHILSNGLDAFTNKALKGLEADVDRITGYVEMNTALATALNPYIGYDQAAEVAKTAYREGKTVRQVVREKNLLSEEQLNEALDLERITHPQES, encoded by the coding sequence ATGGAGTCATATCGTGTAAGCCACGACTCGCTTGGTGATGTGAAAGTCCCTCAAGACGCTTATTGGGGCCCACAAACCCAAAGGGCAATTGAAAACTTTCCCATTAGTGGACTGCGTTTACCCAGACGCTTTATTCGCGCGCAGGGCATTATTAAGTGGGCTGCAGCCAAGGCCAATGCTGAGGTTGGCGCGTTACCCGAAAATATTGCCCAAGCGATTATGAAAGCGGCTGATGAAGTCATTAGTGGGATGTGGGATCAACAGTTTGTGGTGGATGTCTATCAAGCCGGTGCTGGCACATCGCAAAACATGAATGCCAACGAGGTGATTGCTCACCGGGCCCAGCAACTATTGGGAGGTCAAATTGGCGATGTCCATTTGGTTCATCCCAACGATCATGTGAATATGGCGCAATCCACGAATGACACGATTCACGTTGCGATACATATTGCTGGAGCGGAGGCAATTGTTCATGATCTGATTCCAGCTATTAGCCGTGCCGAAGAAACCCTTCGCACCAAACAACACTTATGGATGAATGTTGTGAAGTCCGGGCGCACTCATTTACAAGATGCGGTTCCGATGCGCTTAGGTCAAGAAATTGGCGGATATGTGGGAGCGCTCTCTTATTGGCGAAATGCCCTGCAAACGGGCGTTGAAAAACTTTACGTCATCGGCCTTGGAGGCAACGCGGTCGGCACTGGTATCAATGCCCATCCTGAATATAAGCAACGGGCTACCCAATATGTGGCAGAAAAAACGGGATTACCGTTTCATCAACCAGAAAATATGTTTACGTTTATTCAAAATCTTGATGCCGTCTTGGAAGTATCGGGATTGGTGCGAGGATTGGCGACAGCCGTTGGGAAAATAGCAAATGACTTGAGACTTTTGAGTTCTGGCCCGCGCACGGGACTCGCCGAATTAAAATTACCTGCGGTTCAACCTGGTTCTTCAATTATGCCAGGGAAAGTGAATCCCGTGATGGCTGAAATGATGAACATGATCTGCTATCAGGTCATTGGCAATGATACCACGGTGCAGCAAGCTGTTGCAGGCGCCCAGTTAGAATTGAATGTGATGATGCCCGTAATTGCTTATAACTTTTTGCACGCTATCCATATTTTAAGCAACGGGCTTGATGCCTTTACAAATAAGGCGTTAAAAGGTCTGGAAGCGGACGTGGATAGAATAACCGGATATGTCGAAATGAATACGGCGTTAGCGACAGCATTAAATCCCTATATTGGTTATGATCAAGCGGCGGAAGTTGCCAAAACCGCATACCGTGAAGGAAAGACGGTACGGCAAGTTGTGAGGGAAAAGAATCTTCTATCGGAAGAGCAATTAAACGAAGCCTTAGATTTGGAACGGATAACCCATCCTCAAGAATCGTAA
- a CDS encoding alpha/beta fold hydrolase gives MGERVTIRDTHLWVDDLGDPKRPAVLYLHGGPGSGCYDFVFHQGQRLARSVRLIAVDQRGVLRSDPLTKRSLSLKDLVEDAEALRSHLGIARWSLIGHSFGGYVGLLYAATYPDSIDRLVFENPTFDFGASARSVLRRMALEYGVLGNQEKAQTCLSIAYDEKLDTRSLWNGFSELSNGLDDQRDNLYVYGPNKQFFQQLIRESSLEDELWARGADHQAALYQEGAVLEPLVSLFSQISHPTLLIRGYYDAVFGLDQLHLYMKANPHSKLVVADASGHFVHVEQPDLFADAVTNWIAAST, from the coding sequence ATGGGTGAACGGGTAACGATTCGTGACACACATTTGTGGGTTGATGATCTCGGAGATCCAAAACGACCTGCGGTTTTATATTTACACGGTGGCCCCGGCTCCGGATGTTATGACTTTGTATTCCATCAGGGTCAGCGATTGGCAAGATCCGTCCGGTTAATCGCGGTCGACCAACGCGGTGTTCTCAGGTCAGATCCCCTGACTAAGCGCTCACTCTCTCTTAAGGATTTAGTGGAGGATGCAGAAGCTCTTCGGTCCCATCTTGGCATCGCTCGATGGTCACTAATTGGCCATTCCTTTGGCGGGTACGTGGGGCTTCTCTACGCAGCCACCTATCCGGATTCTATTGACCGATTAGTCTTCGAAAATCCGACGTTCGATTTTGGGGCTTCAGCTCGCTCCGTATTGCGACGCATGGCGTTGGAATATGGTGTATTGGGCAACCAAGAGAAAGCACAGACGTGCTTGAGCATCGCTTATGATGAGAAGCTCGACACCCGCTCGCTTTGGAATGGATTCAGTGAACTCTCCAACGGACTCGATGACCAGCGTGACAATCTTTATGTCTATGGTCCCAACAAACAGTTTTTCCAGCAATTAATTCGTGAGTCTTCCCTCGAAGATGAACTGTGGGCCCGCGGTGCCGACCATCAGGCTGCTCTGTATCAAGAAGGAGCGGTATTGGAACCGTTAGTATCCCTTTTTTCTCAGATTTCACACCCCACGTTATTAATCCGGGGTTATTATGATGCCGTGTTTGGATTGGACCAACTCCATCTCTATATGAAGGCCAATCCACACTCCAAGCTCGTGGTCGCCGACGCGAGCGGCCATTTCGTGCATGTGGAACAGCCAGACTTATTCGCAGACGCCGTCACGAACTGGATTGCAGCCAGTACCTAA
- a CDS encoding 4-hydroxy-3-methylbut-2-enyl diphosphate reductase, whose product MNVVKIHPRGYCYGVVDAITMAKRIAQDPKTPRPIYILGQIVHNQHTVLELEQYGITTLDGGSRLELLDKVPDGATVIFTAHGISPAVKARAQERHLTFFDATCPDVTKTHTLIQEKIQHGYSIIYIGTKGHPEPEGAMGEAPPDRVFLVTNVQDVDSVPFDPATPLAIVTQTTLSQWDTQAIIEALLARYPHAEVHNEICLATQLRQEAAVKAAKDVDMVVVVGDRRSNNSNRLVEVVEKIAHKPSVRVESVEDLDPNWFEGVKTVGVTAGSSTPSRITREVINRLETLKQPD is encoded by the coding sequence ATGAACGTGGTGAAAATTCATCCTCGCGGGTATTGTTACGGAGTCGTCGATGCTATCACGATGGCTAAGCGTATTGCACAAGATCCTAAAACACCCCGTCCTATCTATATCTTAGGACAAATTGTTCACAATCAGCATACCGTTTTGGAACTCGAACAATATGGTATTACCACCTTGGACGGAGGATCGCGACTTGAACTGCTGGACAAAGTCCCCGATGGGGCTACTGTGATTTTTACGGCCCATGGCATTTCGCCAGCTGTAAAAGCACGAGCTCAAGAACGGCATTTGACGTTCTTTGATGCAACCTGCCCTGATGTGACCAAAACTCATACATTAATTCAGGAGAAAATCCAACATGGCTATTCGATTATCTATATCGGAACGAAAGGCCATCCAGAACCTGAAGGAGCTATGGGAGAAGCGCCACCGGACCGCGTCTTTTTGGTAACGAATGTTCAAGATGTAGACAGCGTGCCCTTTGACCCAGCTACGCCATTAGCCATTGTCACGCAGACGACATTAAGCCAATGGGATACCCAAGCGATTATCGAAGCCTTGCTCGCCAGATACCCGCATGCGGAAGTGCACAATGAAATATGTTTAGCGACCCAATTACGACAAGAAGCCGCGGTTAAAGCGGCAAAAGACGTGGATATGGTTGTTGTCGTTGGAGACCGGCGCAGCAATAATTCCAATCGCCTGGTTGAGGTTGTGGAAAAAATTGCTCACAAACCTTCTGTCCGTGTCGAAAGTGTTGAAGATTTAGACCCCAATTGGTTTGAGGGTGTGAAGACGGTCGGTGTCACGGCCGGTTCGTCGACGCCGAGTCGTATTACCCGTGAAGTGATTAATCGTCTCGAAACCTTAAAGCAGCCTGATTAA